One window of the Deltaproteobacteria bacterium genome contains the following:
- a CDS encoding homocysteine S-methyltransferase family protein yields the protein MTLFEKLLKERILILDGAMGTMIQRYKLTEEDFRGERFKDYNKELKGNNDLLVLTRPDVIGEIHEAYLEAGADIIETNSFSSTAIDMAKYGLEDCVFDMNYEAARIAKEACEKYSRQTPQKPRFVAGSMGPTTKTLSMSADVNNPGSREISFNEMRAACKVQVEGLIKGGADLLLIETITDSLNSKAAIFAMEECFEELGVNIPVMVSGTITDSSGRTLTGQMMEAFWNSLRHVKPISIGLNCALGAKELRQHIEELSTIADTYVSAHPNAGLPNELGGFDETPEAMAAEIKEWAESGLLNIVGGCCGTDPDFIKAIAGAVKDVSPRTVPKIEKKSRLSGLEPLNIGPESLFVNIGERANVAGSAKFKRLIMEGNYDEALHIARQ from the coding sequence TGGCGCCATGGGTACCATGATCCAGCGCTATAAGCTGACCGAGGAAGACTTCAGGGGCGAACGCTTCAAAGATTATAATAAGGAGCTTAAGGGGAATAATGACCTCCTTGTACTCACCAGACCTGATGTTATTGGAGAGATCCATGAGGCCTACCTTGAAGCAGGCGCTGATATTATAGAGACAAACTCATTTAGCTCCACTGCTATCGACATGGCCAAGTATGGCCTGGAAGATTGTGTTTTTGATATGAATTATGAGGCGGCCAGGATTGCGAAGGAAGCCTGTGAAAAATATTCAAGGCAGACGCCACAGAAGCCGCGCTTTGTGGCAGGATCGATGGGGCCGACGACTAAAACACTGTCCATGTCGGCTGATGTGAACAATCCCGGAAGCCGGGAGATTAGCTTTAACGAGATGAGAGCTGCCTGCAAGGTACAGGTAGAGGGCCTCATCAAGGGTGGTGCTGATCTTCTCCTTATTGAAACTATTACGGACAGCCTCAATTCAAAGGCAGCTATCTTTGCCATGGAAGAGTGCTTTGAAGAACTGGGAGTAAACATTCCCGTCATGGTTTCAGGCACCATTACTGATAGCAGTGGTCGGACATTGACAGGACAGATGATGGAGGCCTTCTGGAATTCGCTCAGGCATGTAAAACCCATCAGCATAGGACTCAATTGTGCCCTTGGAGCAAAGGAGTTGAGGCAGCATATTGAGGAACTGTCGACTATTGCCGATACCTATGTAAGTGCCCATCCTAATGCGGGTCTTCCTAACGAGCTTGGTGGTTTTGACGAAACTCCTGAGGCGATGGCGGCAGAGATTAAAGAGTGGGCAGAGAGTGGTCTTCTAAATATTGTCGGCGGATGTTGTGGAACCGATCCCGATTTTATTAAGGCAATTGCCGGGGCCGTTAAAGATGTTTCACCAAGGACAGTGCCCAAAATTGAGAAAAAGAGCAGGCTCAGTGGTCTCGAACCGCTCAATATCGGTCCTGAATCTCTTTTTGTTAATATTGGCGAACGTGCCAACGTGGCAGGTTCGGCAAAATTCAAGCGTCTTATCATGGAGGGGAACTACGATGAGGCCCTTCACATTGCCCGCCAG